Proteins from a genomic interval of Corynebacterium freiburgense:
- a CDS encoding aminoglycoside phosphotransferase family protein: protein MTQNTSEALDTLLNPAWLGAACNRPVQAIKLRIKPDTSILCALQNLDSGIVDGWARILWPDGLTKAKKTEQWANQHGLRVTTTILPSDLVFQYGEIAADPKLHPYLQPEFLGFELGDLQHILRYNPSRRLVYRHKDTIVRISEKQDELGYELHQFLSTIIQTPARLDHGENRRLSISQVVGDSDLSQMPNFRATRQAGRILAKLHAETSSISTGLSAKLAKRSTNFESQIKAHEHIFQSLAPDLAGKIRTIAAHIPRHIPGAPVLLHGDASPDQFLVSKDNSQLWLTDFDRARLGPAAYDLGSYLSVVDSSSGQALMEGYADIYGALPPPMDLRAAQLQSLLMRIAEPLRSGNPNWRSITSAALAEVERLL from the coding sequence ATGACCCAGAATACATCGGAAGCACTCGATACATTACTGAACCCAGCATGGCTAGGTGCGGCATGTAATCGCCCCGTTCAAGCAATAAAACTCCGAATTAAACCCGATACCTCCATTTTGTGTGCGCTGCAAAATCTAGACAGCGGAATTGTTGATGGATGGGCCCGGATTCTCTGGCCAGATGGACTCACGAAAGCCAAGAAAACCGAACAATGGGCTAACCAACACGGGCTACGAGTAACCACTACGATATTGCCAAGTGATCTGGTATTCCAATATGGGGAAATCGCTGCTGACCCTAAGCTCCACCCATACCTACAACCCGAGTTTTTAGGGTTTGAACTCGGTGATCTCCAACATATTTTGCGATACAACCCTTCACGCCGTCTGGTGTACCGGCATAAAGATACGATCGTTCGAATTTCAGAAAAACAAGACGAACTAGGTTATGAACTCCACCAATTTCTCTCTACTATTATCCAAACACCAGCCAGGCTGGATCATGGCGAAAATCGCCGACTAAGTATTTCCCAGGTAGTTGGAGATTCTGATCTTTCCCAGATGCCGAATTTCCGCGCAACCAGGCAGGCCGGCAGAATCCTTGCAAAACTTCACGCCGAAACCTCAAGCATTTCCACCGGACTTTCAGCCAAACTAGCAAAACGTAGCACCAACTTTGAAAGCCAAATTAAAGCGCACGAACATATATTTCAATCGTTAGCTCCCGACTTAGCCGGGAAAATCCGAACCATTGCGGCTCATATTCCCCGCCATATTCCTGGAGCTCCGGTACTACTTCATGGCGATGCTTCGCCTGACCAATTTTTGGTATCCAAGGATAACTCGCAGCTCTGGCTTACCGACTTTGATCGAGCAAGGCTGGGGCCAGCAGCATATGATCTTGGTTCTTATCTTTCAGTGGTCGATTCTTCGAGTGGTCAAGCACTCATGGAAGGCTACGCCGATATATACGGCGCACTACCCCCTCCAATGGACCTCAGAGCTGCCCAACTTCAATCCTTACTTATGCGCATCGCAGAACCCCTTCGATCCGGTAACCCAAATTGGCGTTCGATTACTTCTGCGGCGCTTGCCGAAGTAGAGAGGCTTTTATAA
- a CDS encoding phosphotransferase: MPALSALRRLPNVRRAWPSRDGALTFEQLDPEGRLRAGKINADGALHFMDFGLDRKLPELAPPEQGTLVVHRYERRAVIVGAEKVEKFLRAGRAMDIAHTAKLIHKLCEPTGFQAPEVLENTDARIAFSKLPGDTLHDLNEKGIPGWQTLTQIWPEFVTQQTSLPIHSTKDETGVLADWFKKASDFEAVPDLRHFGAAVSSVSRELVSGSSQPVLSHRDFHDKQLLWDGKHLGLLDSDTAVRAEAALDLGNLLAHAELRLIQGVFSTDTYIAVVKAVDALASTLQVPLERLACYLRCATLRLAFVYAFRPSSQPWFEQWVTHCLSTQRKDYL, encoded by the coding sequence ATGCCTGCATTATCCGCTTTAAGACGACTACCCAATGTTCGGCGCGCCTGGCCATCTCGCGATGGCGCGTTAACCTTTGAACAGTTAGACCCCGAAGGCAGACTTCGCGCTGGCAAAATTAACGCAGATGGCGCCTTGCACTTTATGGATTTTGGGTTAGACCGTAAACTCCCAGAACTCGCACCACCTGAGCAAGGCACACTTGTTGTACATAGATACGAACGAAGAGCCGTTATTGTTGGCGCGGAAAAAGTTGAAAAATTTCTTCGTGCTGGGCGCGCAATGGATATAGCTCATACCGCCAAGCTGATCCACAAATTGTGCGAACCCACCGGCTTCCAGGCACCCGAAGTTCTGGAAAATACTGATGCTCGGATCGCCTTTTCTAAGCTCCCCGGGGATACCCTGCATGATTTAAATGAAAAAGGAATCCCTGGATGGCAAACGCTTACGCAAATCTGGCCGGAATTTGTTACCCAGCAAACGAGTCTTCCGATCCACTCAACAAAAGACGAAACAGGCGTCCTAGCGGATTGGTTTAAAAAGGCCTCCGATTTTGAGGCAGTCCCAGATCTTAGACATTTTGGAGCTGCAGTATCAAGTGTTAGCCGAGAACTCGTTTCCGGATCATCACAGCCCGTACTTTCGCATCGTGATTTTCACGATAAGCAGCTTCTCTGGGATGGCAAACACCTGGGCCTACTCGATTCGGATACCGCTGTACGGGCTGAAGCTGCATTGGATTTGGGTAACTTACTCGCCCATGCTGAATTGCGCCTGATTCAAGGAGTTTTCTCCACTGACACATATATCGCTGTTGTAAAAGCCGTGGATGCCCTTGCATCTACGTTGCAGGTACCGCTTGAACGCCTCGCTTGTTATCTTCGCTGCGCCACGTTGCGATTGGCCTTTGTGTACGCATTTCGCCCATCGTCGCAGCCCTGGTTCGAACAATGGGTAACTCACTGTTTATCCACCCAACGAAAGGATTATCTATGA
- a CDS encoding UDP-glucose dehydrogenase family protein: MKIAVIGCGYLGAVHAACMAHLGHDVVGLDTDENKIEHLAAGTSPFYEPGFKEILAPAVRNKKLRFVVAPAPNELASSDVIFIAVGTPQSENSNAANLSFLDSAVESILDALPTQTKTVVVGKSTVPVGTAEKIAQKFSRHGITLVWNPEFLREGFAVQDTLRPDRMVYGISDTPEIAEHGEKTLDEVYAPILAEGTPKIVTNYPTSELVKVAANSFLASKISFINAMAELCEATGGDVTKLADALGHDARIGHKFLRAGVGFGGGCLPKDIRAFVARAEELGVNEAVSFLKEVDSINQRRRDRVISEAKRTFDGDVAGTKITVLGAAFKPNSDDIRDSPALEIAQRLHNLGAFVTVYDPKALHSVNRFYPELHTTTDIEAALQGAQLVLLLTEWDEFIALDPAATAILVERPVIIDGRNALNPEKWRNAGWAYSGMGR, from the coding sequence ATGAAAATCGCAGTAATCGGATGTGGCTATTTAGGTGCTGTTCATGCCGCGTGCATGGCACATCTTGGACACGATGTTGTTGGTCTTGATACTGACGAAAACAAAATCGAACACTTGGCAGCCGGAACCTCCCCGTTCTATGAACCCGGGTTTAAGGAGATTCTTGCCCCAGCGGTTCGGAATAAAAAACTCCGATTTGTTGTCGCACCTGCTCCAAATGAACTCGCTTCAAGCGATGTTATCTTTATTGCAGTGGGCACTCCGCAGTCCGAAAACAGCAATGCCGCAAACCTAAGCTTTTTGGATTCTGCGGTTGAAAGCATTCTTGATGCCCTACCCACCCAAACAAAGACTGTAGTTGTGGGTAAATCAACTGTTCCCGTAGGGACCGCAGAAAAAATCGCACAAAAATTCAGCCGTCATGGCATTACTTTGGTGTGGAATCCAGAGTTCCTACGTGAAGGTTTTGCAGTGCAGGATACTCTTCGTCCAGACCGCATGGTGTACGGCATTTCGGATACTCCCGAAATTGCAGAGCATGGTGAGAAAACCCTCGATGAAGTATATGCACCAATTTTGGCTGAAGGTACTCCCAAGATTGTGACCAATTACCCAACCTCGGAGTTGGTCAAAGTTGCAGCTAACTCTTTCCTTGCCTCAAAGATCAGTTTTATTAACGCCATGGCCGAACTGTGTGAAGCTACCGGTGGCGACGTCACAAAGCTCGCCGACGCACTTGGCCATGACGCCCGCATTGGGCACAAGTTCTTACGCGCTGGTGTCGGATTCGGTGGCGGCTGTCTGCCAAAAGACATCCGGGCATTTGTCGCTCGTGCAGAGGAACTCGGTGTAAATGAGGCAGTGTCGTTCCTGAAAGAGGTGGATTCAATCAATCAGCGCCGCCGCGATCGAGTGATCTCTGAGGCTAAACGAACATTCGATGGTGACGTTGCCGGCACCAAGATCACCGTCCTGGGCGCTGCTTTTAAACCCAATAGTGACGATATTCGCGATTCACCAGCATTGGAAATCGCACAGCGGCTCCATAACTTGGGTGCCTTCGTTACAGTGTACGATCCAAAGGCACTACATTCAGTCAATCGATTCTATCCAGAATTGCACACTACAACCGATATTGAAGCCGCACTTCAAGGAGCACAATTAGTGCTGCTGCTTACAGAGTGGGATGAGTTTATTGCCCTAGACCCAGCAGCAACCGCAATACTCGTTGAGCGTCCAGTAATTATCGACGGACGCAATGCACTGAATCCAGAAAAGTGGCGAAATGCTGGATGGGCCTACTCCGGAATGGGTCGCTAA
- the smc gene encoding chromosome segregation protein SMC — translation MHLKSLTLKGFKSFASATTLKFEPGICAVVGPNGSGKSNVVDALAWVMGEQGAKTLRGGKMEDVIFAGAGDRKPLGRAEVTLTIDNSDGALPIEYSEVSVTRRMFRDGASEYEINGSRARLMDIQELLSDSGIGREMHVIVGQGRLAQILESRPEDRRAFIEEAAGVLKHRRRKEKAQRKLTGMQANLDRLTDLTQELQRQLKPLARQAAAAQRAATVQADLRDAKLRLAGDRLVRLASERDSAHQSAEVLAEQVAELTEKLEQQSAIQQGIEDQLSRIIPESEKAQSLWFELSALAERVSATRRIAQERAKNFTETPYAGEDPEDLERRAEKAAQDQAQLDETVEITRGQLEEVRERVIECEEAARIADREHLSQVRALADRREGVVRLVAAEESQRAQIAAIEDDIEQMSESIEAIHLRVLSAEEESQRVAEMIAEVQQARTAVEERANTAGEELRLAEARFKELTGQQRDLEKTISRIESRIETLQSSLPKTDSTPALAHAKPLADAIRIPDEQYARAISAALEPYTQALLVESFDPEALMAEDVARTVVFGASKSTGWRMDADLPHGASWLLDKIELDDSIVGSITRLLADVVVVAHANQAQDIIDLDPRLRVVTQDGVFFGEGWMAFGRGVTSAVETLAEITSDTERLEHLNEQLIALTGTLRGANTAADEARVAVAGVQAKLREYDMQLESLDRDSRRVTEQISAVQKEHGRASSRMMQANGRLQELTAQLAETIDRLARVEDTADAEPSTERRDRAAIELSNVKAMEVEARLALRTAEERAGATRGKAEHLRRQAQQERLNRAKHQEEMRRRRKAADLAATVAECAAEIGTRVADATSRAEVKRDELAGRRREVQQSLVQAKDHVNATRMELSKITDKAHASDIARHQAQVRIEEAETKLSEQLGLPAEVIRGDYAPDETFDRSAETARLKQAEKDLASLGKVNPLALEEFKAMEERYEYLAGQLADVERARKDLTEVIEEVDAKILQLFTDAWRDVEARFPQVFATLFPGGEGRLVLTEPGDMLATGIEVEARPPGKKVKRLSLLSGGEKSLTALAMLVAIFKARPSPFYVMDEVEAALDDVNLRRLLALFRDLRDDSQLIVITHQKPTMEVANVLYGVTMRGDGITRVMSQRMSPV, via the coding sequence GTGCATCTTAAATCGTTGACGTTAAAAGGCTTTAAGTCTTTTGCGTCTGCGACGACCCTAAAATTCGAACCTGGTATTTGCGCCGTGGTGGGTCCAAATGGTTCCGGAAAGTCAAATGTGGTTGATGCGTTGGCTTGGGTTATGGGGGAACAAGGTGCAAAGACGCTGCGTGGCGGCAAAATGGAAGACGTTATTTTTGCCGGAGCAGGCGATAGGAAACCACTCGGTCGGGCCGAGGTAACTTTGACGATCGATAATTCTGACGGTGCTCTTCCAATTGAATACTCAGAAGTATCCGTGACCCGGCGGATGTTTCGTGATGGTGCTAGCGAATACGAAATTAATGGTTCCAGAGCCCGACTCATGGATATCCAAGAATTACTGAGCGATTCCGGAATTGGCCGGGAAATGCACGTAATTGTGGGACAAGGAAGGCTCGCTCAAATACTTGAATCGCGCCCTGAAGACCGAAGGGCCTTTATTGAAGAAGCCGCAGGTGTGCTTAAGCATCGGCGCCGCAAGGAAAAGGCCCAGCGAAAACTTACGGGAATGCAAGCAAACCTCGATCGGCTTACAGACCTAACTCAAGAACTACAGCGTCAATTAAAACCTTTGGCTCGCCAGGCAGCAGCCGCACAACGAGCGGCAACAGTTCAAGCTGACTTACGGGACGCGAAACTTAGACTTGCTGGTGATCGGCTGGTTCGCTTGGCATCCGAACGTGATTCCGCACATCAATCGGCTGAAGTACTTGCCGAACAAGTGGCTGAACTCACTGAAAAGCTTGAGCAGCAAAGTGCCATACAACAAGGAATTGAAGACCAACTTTCTAGGATTATTCCGGAATCGGAAAAGGCACAATCACTTTGGTTTGAGCTGTCTGCTCTCGCTGAGCGTGTCTCCGCTACTCGGCGTATTGCTCAGGAAAGAGCCAAGAATTTTACTGAAACCCCATATGCTGGTGAGGATCCAGAGGATTTAGAGCGTCGAGCCGAAAAAGCTGCGCAGGACCAAGCCCAATTGGATGAAACCGTAGAAATTACCCGAGGGCAGCTCGAAGAAGTACGTGAACGTGTAATCGAATGCGAAGAAGCTGCTCGAATAGCTGATCGGGAGCATCTATCGCAGGTTCGGGCGCTTGCGGACCGCCGTGAAGGGGTTGTGAGGCTTGTTGCTGCGGAGGAATCACAACGTGCGCAAATTGCTGCAATCGAAGATGATATTGAACAAATGTCTGAGAGTATTGAGGCAATACATTTGCGTGTACTTTCGGCTGAAGAAGAGTCTCAACGAGTAGCTGAAATGATTGCAGAGGTTCAGCAAGCTCGGACGGCTGTGGAAGAGCGTGCAAATACGGCAGGTGAAGAGTTACGCCTTGCGGAAGCACGGTTTAAGGAATTAACAGGACAGCAACGTGACCTAGAAAAAACGATTTCAAGAATCGAATCCCGTATTGAAACTCTACAAAGTTCATTGCCGAAAACGGATTCGACGCCAGCATTAGCGCACGCTAAACCCCTCGCAGATGCAATTCGAATTCCTGACGAACAATATGCCCGCGCAATTTCTGCAGCACTAGAACCATATACGCAGGCATTGTTAGTTGAAAGTTTCGATCCCGAGGCATTGATGGCCGAGGACGTCGCGCGAACAGTGGTGTTTGGGGCGTCGAAAAGCACTGGTTGGCGCATGGATGCGGACTTGCCGCATGGCGCATCGTGGTTACTCGATAAGATCGAACTCGATGACTCGATCGTCGGTTCAATTACACGTTTGCTTGCCGACGTTGTGGTGGTTGCTCATGCCAATCAGGCCCAGGACATCATTGACCTAGATCCACGATTGCGAGTGGTTACACAGGACGGAGTATTTTTCGGGGAGGGCTGGATGGCATTTGGTCGGGGAGTGACATCGGCGGTAGAAACGCTGGCAGAAATTACCTCCGATACTGAACGATTAGAACACCTAAATGAGCAATTAATCGCATTGACAGGAACCCTGCGAGGAGCCAATACTGCAGCCGACGAAGCACGAGTTGCGGTAGCTGGGGTACAGGCAAAATTACGTGAATACGATATGCAATTGGAGTCTTTAGACCGCGATTCCAGACGTGTGACAGAACAAATATCGGCAGTTCAGAAAGAACATGGGCGGGCGAGTAGTCGAATGATGCAGGCAAATGGCCGGTTGCAAGAACTAACGGCGCAGCTTGCCGAAACCATCGATCGATTAGCGCGTGTGGAAGATACTGCGGACGCTGAGCCTTCGACAGAACGTCGTGATCGCGCAGCGATAGAACTTTCGAATGTTAAGGCTATGGAGGTTGAGGCGCGGTTAGCGCTACGAACCGCCGAAGAACGAGCCGGGGCTACTCGTGGAAAAGCTGAACATTTACGCAGGCAAGCTCAGCAAGAACGTTTGAATCGTGCGAAACATCAGGAAGAAATGCGACGCCGCCGAAAAGCAGCCGATCTGGCGGCAACAGTAGCCGAATGTGCGGCGGAAATCGGAACGCGTGTAGCCGATGCGACAAGCCGTGCAGAAGTAAAACGCGATGAGCTGGCGGGGCGACGTCGAGAAGTGCAACAATCACTGGTGCAGGCTAAAGACCATGTGAATGCTACTCGGATGGAGCTTTCTAAAATCACCGATAAAGCGCACGCCTCCGACATTGCCAGGCATCAAGCGCAGGTTCGAATTGAAGAAGCAGAAACGAAACTCAGTGAACAATTGGGATTGCCAGCGGAGGTAATCCGAGGCGATTATGCTCCAGATGAAACATTTGATCGATCTGCGGAAACTGCAAGGCTCAAGCAGGCAGAAAAAGATCTTGCCTCTTTAGGGAAAGTTAATCCGCTGGCGCTTGAAGAATTTAAAGCGATGGAAGAGCGATACGAATATCTTGCCGGGCAATTGGCTGATGTGGAGCGGGCTCGTAAAGATCTTACTGAAGTAATCGAAGAAGTTGATGCGAAAATTCTTCAGCTCTTTACTGATGCTTGGCGTGACGTGGAGGCTCGGTTCCCGCAGGTTTTCGCAACTTTGTTCCCTGGCGGTGAAGGCCGATTAGTTTTGACTGAACCGGGGGATATGTTAGCTACTGGCATTGAAGTTGAAGCTCGGCCGCCGGGAAAGAAAGTAAAAAGGCTTTCGCTTCTGTCTGGTGGTGAAAAATCGCTTACGGCGCTCGCAATGTTAGTAGCAATTTTTAAGGCCCGCCCAAGCCCGTTTTATGTTATGGACGAAGTGGAAGCGGCGCTGGATGATGTAAATTTGCGCCGCCTCCTAGCATTATTCCGTGACCTTCGCGATGATTCTCAGCTCATTGTGATTACCCACCAGAAACCCACAATGGAAGTTGCCAATGTGCTTTATGGTGTGACTATGCGTGGTGATGGAATAACTCGGGTGATGAGTCAGCGAATGAGTCCTGTATAG
- a CDS encoding acylphosphatase — protein MTRLTAWVHGNVQGVGFRWWTRSQALELGLTGSATNLIDGRVCVVAEGPEDQVEALLRRLWALEPATYQRPGYVKTIIEQWGEEKGARGFAVN, from the coding sequence ATGACACGCCTTACAGCTTGGGTTCATGGCAATGTTCAGGGCGTCGGATTTCGTTGGTGGACACGCAGCCAAGCCCTCGAATTGGGACTCACCGGCAGCGCCACAAACCTTATCGACGGCCGCGTGTGCGTCGTCGCAGAAGGCCCCGAAGACCAGGTGGAAGCGCTCCTACGAAGGCTATGGGCACTGGAACCAGCAACCTATCAACGTCCCGGATACGTTAAAACCATTATCGAACAATGGGGTGAAGAAAAAGGTGCTCGAGGTTTTGCCGTGAATTAG
- a CDS encoding alanine/glycine:cation symporter family protein — protein MQSIVDNLDWFNTQYGVVLVFLLTGAGLYFGIYTLLVQIRYVPDMFKAVAEKPSELPGGQKGISAFKAFTISAASRVGTGNVAGVAIAIATGGPGAVFWMWLLALIGGATSFVESTLAQAYKVRDKESYRGGPAYYISHVLGWKGMAVLFAVLITVTYGFVFNAVQSNSIAESITHSLGGDPDATKIVVGVILAIVTALVIFGGVQRVAMVTQFVVPVMAVAYIFIGLFVVALNISEVPRMFQEIISHAFGIQEFAGATLGVVIMKGVQRGLFSNEAGMGSVPNAAATASVSHPVKQGLIQTLGVYFDTLVVCTVTAFIIMLADPDLSSEQGGMALTQSSLAASVGTWGIYFLTVVIIFLAFSSVIGNYYYGETNIEFLTDNRSWITIYRILVSLCVLGGALGTVPLVWTMADTFASLMATVNIIALVPLGGVAVALLKNYTEQRAKGLNPIFHRDDLPGIKGWESMNCWDGSDPLTQRKERSEV, from the coding sequence ATGCAGAGCATCGTTGACAACCTTGATTGGTTTAACACACAGTATGGCGTAGTCCTGGTTTTCCTTCTGACTGGGGCAGGCCTTTATTTCGGAATTTATACGCTCTTGGTGCAAATCAGATATGTACCAGACATGTTTAAAGCCGTTGCCGAAAAACCTTCAGAGTTACCTGGGGGCCAAAAAGGAATTTCGGCGTTTAAGGCATTTACCATTTCTGCGGCATCGCGCGTAGGCACTGGCAATGTTGCTGGCGTAGCAATTGCAATTGCTACAGGAGGCCCTGGTGCAGTGTTTTGGATGTGGCTATTAGCGTTGATTGGTGGTGCCACATCATTTGTGGAATCTACACTCGCGCAGGCATATAAAGTTCGAGATAAAGAATCATATCGTGGTGGCCCTGCATACTATATTTCCCATGTGCTCGGATGGAAAGGCATGGCGGTGTTGTTTGCTGTGTTGATTACCGTCACCTACGGCTTTGTATTCAACGCAGTTCAATCAAATTCCATTGCGGAAAGTATTACTCACTCGCTCGGTGGAGATCCTGATGCAACGAAAATCGTTGTAGGCGTGATCCTGGCAATTGTGACCGCACTTGTGATCTTCGGCGGTGTGCAGCGCGTTGCAATGGTTACTCAGTTTGTAGTGCCAGTTATGGCGGTTGCATACATTTTTATCGGGCTTTTTGTTGTCGCGCTGAATATTTCCGAGGTCCCTCGTATGTTCCAGGAAATTATTTCTCATGCGTTCGGAATCCAAGAATTTGCCGGAGCCACCCTTGGCGTCGTTATTATGAAAGGCGTTCAACGGGGCCTGTTTTCCAATGAAGCTGGTATGGGTTCGGTACCAAATGCTGCCGCAACCGCATCTGTATCCCACCCCGTCAAGCAAGGGCTTATCCAAACACTTGGTGTGTACTTTGACACGCTTGTGGTGTGTACTGTTACGGCGTTTATTATTATGCTTGCCGATCCTGACCTCAGTTCCGAACAAGGCGGAATGGCATTAACCCAATCATCATTGGCAGCAAGCGTAGGTACCTGGGGAATTTACTTCCTGACTGTAGTAATTATTTTCTTGGCGTTTTCTTCCGTTATTGGAAATTATTACTACGGCGAAACCAATATTGAATTCCTTACTGATAACCGCAGCTGGATCACGATATACCGAATCCTGGTTTCGCTCTGCGTACTTGGTGGTGCCCTGGGCACTGTTCCGCTGGTATGGACTATGGCAGATACCTTTGCCAGCCTTATGGCAACCGTAAATATTATCGCTCTGGTTCCACTTGGCGGCGTTGCTGTCGCCTTGTTAAAGAATTACACTGAGCAACGCGCAAAAGGGCTCAACCCCATCTTCCATCGGGACGATCTGCCTGGAATTAAGGGTTGGGAAAGCATGAATTGCTGGGATGGTTCCGATCCACTAACTCAACGAAAAGAGAGGTCAGAAGTGTAA
- the mutM gene encoding bifunctional DNA-formamidopyrimidine glycosylase/DNA-(apurinic or apyrimidinic site) lyase: MPELPEVEVVRRGLIEHVQGRTLRSAQAFHPRTVRHNPNLDSLQGAMVHSIERRGKFLWLQLEAENALLVHLGMSGQMLIKDAGVSPHKHLRAKAVLDNQQELWFVDQRTFGYWWATKLTRSHGKLVPKPAAHIALDLLDPDLDILQIATIIKTKRIEIKRLLLNQEIISGIGNIYADEMLWAAKIHGRQRADRLRLERIVELLEHGRTVMEKALSQGGTSFDALYVNVNGDSGYFDVSLKAYGQQGKPCQRCGTTIIREEFANRGSHYCPKCQRRH, from the coding sequence ATGCCTGAACTTCCAGAAGTAGAAGTAGTGCGCCGTGGACTCATTGAACATGTTCAAGGGCGCACTCTGCGTTCTGCGCAAGCATTCCACCCGCGTACGGTTCGCCATAACCCAAATCTGGATTCCCTCCAAGGGGCGATGGTGCACAGCATTGAGCGGCGTGGCAAATTTCTTTGGCTCCAACTTGAGGCTGAAAATGCTCTGCTTGTGCACCTTGGCATGAGCGGCCAAATGCTGATTAAAGATGCTGGAGTTTCACCGCATAAACACCTACGCGCCAAAGCGGTATTGGATAACCAACAAGAACTCTGGTTTGTGGATCAACGAACCTTTGGTTATTGGTGGGCCACAAAACTTACACGAAGCCATGGAAAGCTTGTTCCAAAACCTGCGGCGCATATTGCACTTGATCTTTTAGATCCCGACCTTGATATTTTGCAGATAGCGACAATCATAAAAACTAAGCGTATAGAAATAAAAAGGCTACTGCTCAATCAAGAAATCATTAGCGGCATTGGCAATATTTATGCCGATGAAATGTTGTGGGCTGCAAAGATTCATGGTCGCCAGCGAGCAGATAGGCTTCGCCTGGAAAGAATTGTGGAGCTTTTAGAACATGGCCGTACGGTAATGGAAAAAGCACTATCCCAAGGTGGAACATCATTTGATGCGTTATATGTGAATGTAAATGGTGATTCCGGGTATTTCGATGTATCACTCAAAGCATATGGCCAGCAAGGGAAGCCATGCCAGCGATGTGGAACCACAATAATCCGAGAGGAATTTGCAAACCGCGGCAGTCATTACTGCCCTAAATGTCAGCGGCGTCACTAA
- the rnc gene encoding ribonuclease III has translation MSRGKKRRVTGQEAVDQAFAAVDHTLLLDVLGVTLPEHVLKQALTHRSIANENGNLPHNERLEFLGDAVLGLSVAGSLFELHPESPESVISKMRASLVSRYGLSDIAREINLGNHILLGIGEESMGGRDRVSILADTMEAIFGAIYLEHGFHTTRDVILRLYGEKLKTASAQGINADWKTSLQERLAERGLPMATYETTSSGPDHQRHFTAIVSVQGRVLGKGEGTAKKLAEQQGAHQAYLALQDIVDWEAQPKDA, from the coding sequence GTGAGTCGTGGAAAAAAGCGGCGCGTTACCGGGCAAGAAGCAGTCGACCAAGCGTTCGCGGCTGTGGATCACACACTGCTTCTCGACGTCCTGGGGGTTACGCTTCCCGAACATGTGCTGAAACAGGCACTTACGCATCGTTCAATTGCAAATGAAAATGGTAACCTCCCGCATAACGAGCGCCTGGAATTTTTAGGCGATGCGGTCCTTGGACTTTCTGTTGCTGGAAGCCTTTTTGAATTGCATCCTGAAAGTCCTGAAAGCGTGATTTCCAAAATGCGGGCGAGTTTGGTAAGCCGCTATGGGCTTTCCGATATTGCGCGGGAAATCAACCTAGGCAACCATATTTTATTGGGTATTGGCGAAGAATCCATGGGTGGGCGCGATCGTGTATCAATTCTTGCCGACACTATGGAAGCGATCTTTGGTGCCATTTACCTTGAACATGGTTTCCACACCACTCGTGATGTGATCCTTCGTCTTTATGGTGAAAAACTAAAAACCGCCTCTGCCCAGGGCATTAATGCAGACTGGAAAACCTCTCTACAGGAACGCCTTGCTGAGCGTGGCTTACCAATGGCCACCTATGAAACCACATCAAGTGGTCCCGATCACCAACGGCACTTTACTGCAATTGTTTCAGTACAGGGTCGAGTTTTGGGTAAGGGAGAAGGAACCGCTAAAAAACTTGCGGAACAACAAGGTGCTCACCAAGCGTACCTAGCGCTCCAAGACATTGTGGACTGGGAAGCACAACCAAAGGATGCCTGA
- a CDS encoding YceD family protein: MSSPFVFNCAAVLSGSGMPQHITQTGPSPERIGLPMIAIDSGSEVTVDATLTSLGSGIMVDAIVSAELSGQCSRCLAELHPMQEFHIHEVFSASDSFIQGAEADDDEDVPSVVDDQIDILQSVVDVAGLELPFNPVCDGDCAESDVPAPDGIAGEEDNLPDPRWAGLEKFL; this comes from the coding sequence ATGAGTTCTCCATTTGTTTTTAATTGCGCCGCAGTGTTGAGCGGTTCTGGTATGCCTCAACACATCACCCAAACTGGTCCCAGTCCAGAGCGAATTGGGTTGCCGATGATTGCCATTGATTCGGGTTCGGAAGTCACTGTAGATGCCACACTGACCTCATTGGGGTCTGGCATTATGGTTGACGCCATAGTATCCGCGGAGCTGAGCGGGCAATGTTCCCGATGTCTGGCGGAACTGCACCCGATGCAGGAATTCCATATTCATGAAGTTTTTTCCGCCTCCGATTCTTTTATTCAAGGGGCAGAAGCCGACGATGACGAAGATGTGCCCTCCGTCGTTGATGACCAAATAGATATTTTGCAATCAGTTGTCGATGTTGCCGGTTTGGAGCTGCCGTTTAATCCCGTATGTGATGGGGATTGTGCGGAAAGTGACGTTCCTGCACCAGATGGTATTGCGGGCGAGGAAGACAATCTTCCCGATCCGCGTTGGGCAGGTTTGGAGAAGTTTCTGTGA